Proteins from a single region of Pseudodesulfovibrio portus:
- a CDS encoding rod-binding protein: MIESTVDPRLAAQQADTSDLVRFKQKMDGLKDRLTTGETKEAQLKEACQNFEAVFISKLWQQMKQSVPKEGYLHSKQEDSYMAMFDRDFAEKMAKAGGIGLADMIYAQLSEKLKEVSKTTLSGGVDIRPLAAQPIPLDRGGAPLVKESKGMTLEDWGGEASMDVSSSSRIAPAVRDVAAASTGSKAAPRRMTDLEVRARLDSLVRRIEAEHLGSTVAEADLATEGDG, encoded by the coding sequence ATGATCGAAAGCACGGTTGATCCCCGTCTGGCCGCGCAGCAGGCCGACACGTCGGACCTGGTCCGCTTCAAGCAGAAGATGGACGGCCTCAAGGACCGGTTGACCACCGGCGAGACCAAGGAGGCCCAGCTCAAGGAGGCGTGCCAGAATTTCGAGGCGGTCTTCATCTCCAAGCTGTGGCAGCAGATGAAGCAGTCAGTCCCCAAGGAGGGGTATCTCCACTCCAAGCAGGAAGACAGCTACATGGCCATGTTCGACCGCGACTTCGCCGAGAAGATGGCCAAGGCGGGCGGCATCGGCCTGGCCGACATGATTTACGCGCAACTCAGCGAAAAGCTCAAGGAAGTGTCGAAGACCACCCTGTCGGGCGGCGTGGACATCCGACCGCTGGCGGCGCAGCCCATCCCCCTGGACAGGGGGGGCGCTCCCCTGGTCAAGGAGTCCAAGGGCATGACCCTTGAGGACTGGGGCGGCGAGGCGAGCATGGATGTTTCCAGCAGCTCCCGGATCGCCCCGGCCGTTCGTGACGTGGCCGCCGCATCGACCGGCAGCAAGGCTGCGCCGAGGCGGATGACCGATCTCGAGGTCCGGGCCCGCCTGGACTCGCTGGTCCGCAGGATCGAAGCCGAGCACCTCGGCAGCACCGTGGCCGAAGCCGACCTCGCCACCGAAGGTGACGGTTAG
- a CDS encoding flagellar protein FlgN, with amino-acid sequence MLRLVEENLVRQNKAMMLMFFLLEEEFARLTKLNPQAVSRIELSIQELMRQVAAERMSLRNMVRQVEPSGKRVRDLFPSLEPGMVVTFRELLGLLDQTEQKCAVQASKNGEMARALFEQSKGLLDFMHNQIKPKNTSAYARSGRFAQAPSNARLLSGRL; translated from the coding sequence ATGCTCCGTCTGGTAGAGGAAAATTTGGTCCGGCAGAACAAGGCTATGATGCTCATGTTTTTCCTTCTTGAGGAAGAATTTGCCCGTCTCACAAAGCTGAATCCCCAGGCCGTATCCAGAATCGAACTGTCCATCCAGGAATTGATGCGTCAGGTGGCGGCGGAGAGGATGTCTCTGCGCAACATGGTGCGTCAGGTCGAGCCTTCGGGCAAGAGGGTGCGCGATTTGTTTCCGTCCCTGGAGCCCGGCATGGTCGTGACGTTCCGGGAACTGCTGGGGCTGCTGGATCAAACCGAGCAGAAATGCGCGGTCCAGGCCTCCAAGAACGGTGAGATGGCCCGCGCCCTTTTCGAACAATCCAAGGGATTGCTCGACTTCATGCACAATCAGATCAAGCCCAAGAACACTTCCGCCTACGCCCGGTCCGGCCGGTTCGCCCAGGCTCCCAGCAACGCCAGGCTCCTGAGCGGGAGGTTGTAG
- the flgK gene encoding flagellar hook-associated protein FlgK: protein MSFGANSILDMGRWALFASQVQLQVTGENIANVNTEGYSRRSVVIEDGPYINYSPGQLGTGVRAKEVIRHFDSMVEQMYLQQSGLRDKWGNLWEQLRGVEDLLNEASGTGISSSLSQYFNSWNEVSQRPDNYGARQSVLNDTATMIAALKQVDTDLALMQDRINSEVTAQVAEANSLMADIAALNKEIQTHEIPGENNTNGLYDERDRKVRALGELLDVRTIDNGGGDYTVMTTAGHTLVDGTSHFSLEFSDSRKTADYRDDSTFAGNIYFDGNDDFEYTIEFVASSAGSTMAGQVTSTANAAQFRVSLDGGVTWMTDENGDQRLFSARAYDDRVNVEELQIWFGSETNSQGLASGDFVAGDRFVISPHQGLYWVQNTSHAEEITPQLHFNGEENSRRITGGSLSALMTFRDSYVGSYRAKLDELAESIIWETNRRHSQGAGLQAFTFVQGTYGVDYTDKALASDSTGLAFGDRLQSGSSFMYVYNESTGLLASSAALDFDGSGGTFNPAIHTLEDVRDAFNRTYAGAVSATIVNNKLMLDAEPGYTFAFGTDTAGLYAGLGINTLLKGESPSDMMINEKVSGDLDYLATGHVNGAGEMNAGDNTTALSMYDLREVDVTTRTAMEGTTTQSILDYYNGIVGNVGSDTSRSEFNYNFYSALSQDLDERQQEISGVNLDEEMSDLIKYQASYTAAAKLITTADQMLQTILSLKS from the coding sequence ATGTCATTCGGCGCCAATTCCATCCTGGACATGGGACGGTGGGCCCTGTTCGCCTCCCAGGTGCAACTGCAGGTCACCGGCGAGAACATCGCCAACGTCAATACCGAAGGGTATTCGCGCCGTTCCGTGGTCATCGAGGACGGCCCGTACATCAATTATTCCCCCGGCCAGTTGGGAACCGGCGTTCGCGCCAAGGAAGTCATCCGCCACTTCGACTCCATGGTGGAGCAGATGTACCTGCAGCAGTCCGGCCTCAGGGACAAGTGGGGCAACCTGTGGGAACAGCTCCGGGGCGTCGAGGACCTGCTCAACGAGGCCAGCGGAACCGGCATCAGCAGCTCGCTGTCGCAGTATTTTAATTCCTGGAACGAGGTTTCCCAGCGGCCCGACAACTACGGCGCCCGGCAGTCCGTGCTCAACGACACCGCCACCATGATCGCCGCCCTCAAGCAGGTGGACACCGACCTCGCCCTCATGCAGGACCGGATCAACAGCGAGGTCACCGCCCAGGTGGCCGAGGCCAATTCCCTGATGGCGGACATCGCCGCCCTGAACAAGGAAATCCAGACCCACGAGATTCCCGGCGAGAACAATACCAACGGCCTGTACGACGAACGCGACCGCAAGGTCCGCGCCCTGGGGGAACTCCTGGACGTGCGGACCATCGACAACGGCGGCGGCGATTACACCGTCATGACCACCGCCGGGCACACCCTGGTCGACGGCACCAGCCATTTCTCGCTGGAGTTCAGTGATTCCCGCAAGACCGCCGACTACCGCGACGACTCCACCTTTGCCGGCAACATATATTTCGACGGCAACGACGACTTCGAGTACACCATCGAATTCGTTGCCTCCAGCGCCGGTTCCACCATGGCGGGCCAGGTGACCTCCACGGCCAACGCGGCCCAGTTCCGGGTTTCCCTGGACGGCGGCGTGACCTGGATGACCGATGAGAACGGCGACCAGCGCCTCTTCTCGGCCAGGGCTTACGATGATCGCGTCAATGTCGAGGAATTGCAGATATGGTTCGGTTCCGAGACGAATTCCCAGGGGCTGGCCAGCGGCGATTTCGTGGCGGGGGACCGCTTCGTCATCAGCCCGCACCAGGGGTTGTACTGGGTACAGAACACCTCGCACGCCGAGGAGATCACCCCGCAGCTGCACTTCAACGGCGAGGAGAACTCGCGGCGCATCACCGGCGGCAGCCTGTCCGCGCTCATGACCTTCCGCGACAGCTACGTGGGGTCCTACCGGGCCAAGCTCGACGAGCTGGCCGAGTCCATCATCTGGGAGACCAACCGCCGCCACAGCCAGGGGGCCGGGCTTCAGGCCTTCACCTTTGTTCAAGGCACCTACGGCGTGGACTATACGGACAAGGCGCTGGCCAGCGACTCCACGGGCCTGGCATTCGGCGATCGGCTCCAGTCCGGCAGCTCCTTCATGTACGTCTACAACGAGTCCACCGGGTTGCTGGCGTCGTCCGCAGCCCTGGATTTCGACGGCAGCGGGGGAACCTTCAACCCGGCCATCCACACCCTGGAAGATGTGCGCGACGCCTTCAACCGGACCTATGCCGGGGCGGTGAGCGCCACCATCGTCAACAATAAGCTGATGTTGGACGCCGAACCCGGCTACACCTTCGCCTTTGGGACGGACACGGCGGGGTTGTACGCGGGCCTGGGCATCAACACGCTGCTCAAGGGCGAATCGCCAAGCGACATGATGATCAACGAGAAGGTGTCCGGGGACCTGGATTATCTGGCGACCGGCCACGTCAACGGGGCCGGCGAGATGAACGCGGGCGACAACACCACCGCCTTGTCCATGTACGACCTGCGCGAGGTCGACGTGACCACGCGCACGGCCATGGAGGGAACCACCACCCAGTCCATCCTGGACTACTACAACGGCATCGTGGGCAATGTCGGCTCCGACACCAGCCGGTCGGAATTCAATTACAATTTCTACAGTGCCCTGTCGCAGGATCTGGACGAGCGGCAGCAGGAAATTTCCGGTGTGAACCTCGATGAGGAGATGAGCGATCTCATCAAGTACCAGGCGTCCTATACGGCGGCGGCCAAGCTCATCACAACCGCCGACCAGATGCTGCAGACGATCTTGTCGCTCAAGTCGTAG
- the flgL gene encoding flagellar hook-associated protein FlgL — translation MRVTQQMLFSRYVNNLNKSLTSLMDLNMQAQTQKRINRPSDDPTGMTRILDHRDTLRSLEQYKENISTAKGWLGSADESLMQVSTLLTRAKELATQAATGTLDSDNREQVSYELRSLFEQMVGLANSSFEDKSIFGGHKVDSPAYKQIMWLTTNDDTFAANADFAVNGSSNTTVLVQFYDTTGATAVGGNMNLSDANLGVRYSTDGGDTWKTDGSVTFVAGQGTLNLPSSGTSVTFMADTAIKVNDPNDESTADGTWLWIRPSAQYLGDDEDSPPLVDSMGPGVGLLSAGASGSFLDSNVTIRIDNDTAVTMADDIEYSYSMDGGINWVTGNIAPADTTSNAAVLSVANGGILSLASNGSNLIQPGQQFVIRPSSAAINLDVSSSEQVQVNSVGKDIFGGIYMDPDAVLAAGGSVLTLDSTNGNRAFQSGGAAGMAVTIQGQDEYSKNLFEVMGNLVAFTETNNQTGVQQALANLTEAQEHILNSIAEIGGRENRLDVGETIIDGLVLNEETLVSSIEDADISELMTDLAQQQIIYESVLRSTSMIMQLNLGKFI, via the coding sequence ATGCGCGTAACGCAACAAATGCTTTTCTCCAGGTACGTCAACAACCTGAACAAGTCGTTGACGAGCCTGATGGACCTCAACATGCAGGCCCAGACGCAGAAGCGCATCAACCGGCCCAGCGATGACCCCACGGGCATGACCCGCATCCTGGACCACCGCGACACCCTGCGTTCCCTCGAGCAGTACAAGGAGAACATCTCCACGGCCAAGGGGTGGCTCGGCAGCGCCGACGAATCCCTCATGCAGGTGTCCACCCTCCTGACCAGGGCCAAGGAACTGGCGACCCAGGCGGCCACCGGCACTCTCGATTCCGACAACCGCGAGCAGGTCAGCTACGAGCTGCGTTCCCTGTTCGAGCAGATGGTCGGGCTGGCGAACTCCAGCTTTGAAGACAAGTCGATTTTCGGGGGGCACAAGGTCGACAGCCCCGCCTACAAGCAGATCATGTGGCTGACCACGAACGACGACACCTTTGCCGCCAACGCGGACTTTGCCGTCAACGGCTCGTCCAATACCACGGTACTCGTGCAGTTCTACGACACCACCGGCGCCACTGCCGTGGGCGGCAACATGAACCTGTCCGACGCCAACCTCGGCGTCCGCTATTCCACCGACGGCGGCGACACCTGGAAGACGGACGGCTCCGTTACCTTCGTGGCCGGGCAGGGCACGTTGAACCTGCCAAGCAGCGGCACCAGCGTCACCTTCATGGCCGACACGGCCATCAAGGTCAACGACCCCAACGACGAGTCCACGGCCGACGGCACCTGGCTCTGGATTCGGCCCTCGGCCCAGTATCTCGGCGACGACGAGGACTCGCCGCCCCTGGTGGACTCCATGGGGCCGGGCGTGGGCCTGCTCTCCGCCGGCGCATCGGGCTCGTTCCTCGATTCCAACGTCACCATACGCATCGACAACGACACCGCCGTGACCATGGCCGACGACATAGAGTATTCCTACTCCATGGACGGCGGCATCAACTGGGTGACGGGCAACATCGCCCCGGCGGACACCACGTCCAACGCGGCCGTCCTGAGCGTCGCCAACGGCGGCATCCTGAGCCTGGCTTCCAACGGCTCGAATCTGATCCAGCCCGGGCAGCAGTTCGTCATCCGGCCCAGCTCGGCGGCCATCAATCTCGACGTGTCGTCCAGCGAGCAGGTCCAGGTCAACAGCGTGGGCAAGGATATTTTCGGCGGCATCTACATGGACCCGGACGCGGTTCTGGCGGCGGGAGGCTCCGTCCTGACGCTGGATTCGACGAACGGGAACCGGGCGTTCCAGTCAGGCGGTGCAGCAGGCATGGCCGTGACCATCCAGGGGCAGGACGAATACTCCAAGAACCTGTTCGAGGTCATGGGCAATCTGGTGGCCTTCACCGAAACCAACAATCAGACCGGCGTGCAGCAGGCCCTGGCCAACCTGACCGAGGCCCAGGAGCACATCCTGAACTCCATCGCCGAGATCGGCGGCCGCGAGAACCGGCTGGACGTCGGCGAAACCATTATCGACGGGCTTGTCCTCAACGAAGAGACGCTTGTCAGTTCCATCGAGGACGCGGACATTTCCGAGTTGATGACCGATCTCGCCCAACAGCAGATCATCTATGAATCCGTGCTGCGGTCCACGTCCATGATCATGCAGCTCAACCTCGGCAAGTTCATTTAG
- the csrA gene encoding carbon storage regulator CsrA — translation MLILTRRPGESLYLGDNIKLKILSVQGKQIKIGLDVPEDMTVYREEVYLKIKEQNRQALETSQQDLLAAAALWQKKDREK, via the coding sequence ATGTTGATTTTGACCCGGAGACCGGGAGAAAGCCTCTACCTGGGCGATAATATCAAGCTGAAGATCCTGAGTGTTCAGGGCAAGCAGATAAAGATCGGCCTGGATGTACCCGAAGACATGACCGTCTATCGGGAAGAGGTGTATTTGAAAATCAAGGAACAGAACAGGCAGGCGCTGGAAACAAGCCAGCAGGACCTGCTCGCGGCGGCGGCGTTATGGCAAAAGAAAGATCGCGAAAAATAA
- the fliW gene encoding flagellar assembly protein FliW yields the protein MTRLGQREVSPDGIIYFPRGLVGLEDKREFALLSVREDDSPFLLMQCITDPGLGLLVADPYSFIDDYDVKIENADRRVLKVDNIRQLAVLVTVTIPQNKPEDTTLNLQGPIVINTQARIGLQIPQTEAGYPTHFRPIGT from the coding sequence ATGACGAGGCTGGGCCAGCGTGAAGTGAGCCCGGACGGTATCATCTATTTCCCCCGGGGATTGGTGGGGCTTGAGGACAAACGCGAGTTCGCCCTCTTGAGCGTGCGCGAGGACGATTCCCCCTTCCTGCTCATGCAGTGCATCACCGATCCGGGACTCGGCCTGCTGGTGGCCGATCCCTATTCGTTCATCGACGACTATGACGTGAAGATCGAGAATGCGGACCGGAGGGTCCTCAAGGTGGACAATATCAGGCAACTGGCCGTGCTGGTGACCGTGACCATTCCACAAAACAAGCCCGAAGACACCACCCTCAACCTGCAGGGGCCGATTGTCATCAACACCCAGGCGAGGATAGGTCTTCAGATTCCCCAGACGGAAGCGGGCTATCCCACGCACTTCCGTCCGATCGGCACATAA
- the flgM gene encoding flagellar biosynthesis anti-sigma factor FlgM: MVIKNIVGETNPYANKKIERPEVKDPQKTQEAAKSSGESADRVVLSSEARLRGAALQTASEAPDVRREKVDELKRKVKDGTYQPDLKKAAANLLREDLDLLV; this comes from the coding sequence ATGGTCATCAAGAACATAGTAGGGGAAACCAACCCTTACGCAAACAAGAAGATCGAAAGGCCCGAGGTCAAGGATCCGCAGAAGACGCAGGAAGCCGCCAAGAGCTCCGGCGAATCGGCAGACCGCGTCGTCCTGTCCTCCGAAGCCAGGTTGCGGGGCGCTGCCCTGCAGACCGCCTCGGAAGCGCCTGACGTCCGCCGGGAAAAGGTGGACGAGCTCAAGCGCAAGGTCAAGGACGGCACGTACCAGCCCGACCTGAAAAAGGCCGCCGCGAATTTGCTTCGCGAAGACCTGGATCTTCTTGTTTAG
- a CDS encoding DVU0524 family FlgM-associated protein yields the protein MSATSANVRTMLRTYGKQLSSAKRLARFRQAIGGLEPMDDIAKQAKRRELIQRIAHEVIENLIVNASPSPVVKAVLGQLERDMGEHLVFEYPIEGGDVQVLRETQSGPQEVTGPERDKIMRRLWEIALSKVDGTML from the coding sequence ATGAGTGCAACTTCCGCCAATGTTCGAACCATGCTGCGCACCTACGGGAAGCAGCTTTCGAGCGCCAAGCGTCTGGCCCGTTTTCGGCAGGCGATCGGCGGATTGGAGCCCATGGACGACATCGCCAAGCAGGCGAAGCGTCGGGAACTGATCCAGCGCATTGCGCACGAGGTCATTGAAAACCTGATAGTCAACGCTTCCCCCTCTCCCGTGGTCAAGGCAGTCCTCGGCCAACTGGAGCGGGACATGGGAGAACATCTCGTTTTCGAATATCCCATCGAAGGCGGCGACGTTCAGGTACTGAGGGAGACACAGTCCGGTCCGCAGGAAGTGACCGGTCCCGAACGGGACAAGATCATGCGGCGGCTGTGGGAAATAGCATTGTCAAAGGTGGATGGAACCATGCTTTGA
- a CDS encoding NAD(+)/NADH kinase, which yields MTVPLGKILIVTKPGDESALALKDRMLSFLRSRNVDAEWCEHRLDGCVGETVSDRCDLIMILGGDGTFIGVARLLHSFGVPLMGVNLGRVGFLAQLHRDSWQEWLDNVLAEGFPVARRLVLEYDVLRRGVPVHHGLVVNDLVVSRGELARLIRLSVSFDGIDISTLRADGLIVSTPAGSSAYGVSAGGPLVHAGLEAYCVTPVCPFLNSFKPMVFPAAGVVGVRVEEATGEVNLTEDGQAVVRLEHADEIVLRRAKKDLLVVDFGQRAYFEKLKKNGFLTEK from the coding sequence ATGACCGTTCCATTGGGAAAAATTCTCATCGTGACCAAGCCGGGCGACGAATCGGCCCTGGCCCTCAAAGACCGGATGCTGTCGTTTCTGCGTTCCCGGAACGTGGACGCCGAGTGGTGCGAGCACCGGCTTGACGGGTGTGTCGGAGAGACCGTTTCCGACCGGTGCGACCTGATCATGATTCTGGGCGGGGACGGGACCTTCATCGGCGTTGCCCGGCTGCTGCATTCTTTCGGCGTGCCGCTCATGGGCGTCAACCTCGGGCGGGTGGGTTTCCTGGCCCAGCTCCACAGGGACAGCTGGCAGGAGTGGCTGGACAACGTCCTGGCCGAGGGGTTTCCCGTGGCCCGCAGGCTGGTTCTGGAGTATGATGTCCTGCGTCGCGGCGTACCGGTTCACCACGGGCTGGTCGTCAACGACCTGGTTGTCAGCAGGGGAGAGTTGGCGCGGCTCATACGGCTGAGCGTGTCGTTCGACGGTATTGACATCTCCACCCTGCGGGCGGACGGTTTGATCGTGTCCACGCCTGCGGGTTCGTCCGCTTACGGCGTGTCCGCAGGCGGGCCCCTTGTCCACGCAGGGCTTGAGGCGTATTGCGTGACCCCGGTCTGTCCTTTCCTGAACTCCTTCAAGCCCATGGTCTTTCCCGCCGCCGGCGTGGTCGGAGTCAGGGTGGAGGAGGCGACCGGCGAGGTCAACCTGACCGAGGACGGCCAGGCCGTTGTCAGGCTCGAGCATGCAGACGAAATCGTCCTGCGCCGGGCAAAGAAAGACCTCCTGGTGGTGGATTTCGGCCAGCGGGCATATTTTGAAAAATTGAAGAAGAACGGCTTCCTGACGGAGAAATAG
- a CDS encoding ARMT1-like domain-containing protein, producing the protein MGLARKYNSVLDIRYGRDAALDALLLHFMTENHLEYTIDPHKNASGEQLRFMLALDEGEFYAPCSDWMFRMLLEEGLPDRLLAKYIEQWKRFISLSRNFCSDREQARRYIQLARHKFRMILASPIIMPSRLMKRFITIFMTQSGIDDPYRFIRKALNRRAAEIVESTGFDELVNHGLPDTAFSGRIDDLRFTLDMLEIERLMRISTTTDHWTPENLTLEAFTASNLGDELRQGSDRFREVFERLGKSGETPHRILYLPNRAGGIIFDLKVVRTLLRLGHRVVMALKEGFFFEQATFWDRDSDPVLAKAFNGAHFVSEDRLSKNELLSIMAHHSFVVISDGTREKFNPYRVSVTFARAWKECDLILGKGKGLYDRLIDNSHEFTRDVVNFYRDGEGEFHLHFRPRSKRAHSFSERYITGKAEQIIAEMREARSQGRTVMFYSGIIGSVPGQTKEAIQVISTYVEHLRAQLDDAYIINPGEHFEEGMDADDLMFMWEKVQRSGYINVWRFQTYFDIEKSFELMGKKVPPVWTGKDATYSTGCTKEMHIALDVQRTSPELQIIGPNPEKFFRRREYGVGKFCDVAIDSCG; encoded by the coding sequence ATGGGCCTTGCCAGGAAATACAATTCGGTGTTGGACATCCGCTACGGCCGGGACGCGGCCCTGGATGCGCTGCTGCTCCATTTCATGACCGAGAACCATCTCGAATACACCATCGACCCGCACAAGAACGCCTCGGGCGAGCAGCTCCGGTTCATGCTGGCCCTGGACGAGGGCGAGTTCTACGCGCCGTGCTCGGACTGGATGTTCCGCATGCTGCTGGAGGAAGGGCTGCCCGACCGGTTGCTGGCCAAGTATATCGAGCAGTGGAAGCGGTTCATCAGCCTGTCCCGGAATTTCTGCTCCGACCGCGAGCAGGCGCGGCGGTACATCCAGCTCGCCCGGCACAAGTTCCGCATGATCCTGGCTTCGCCCATCATCATGCCCTCGCGGCTGATGAAGCGGTTCATCACCATCTTCATGACCCAGTCGGGCATCGATGACCCGTACCGGTTCATCCGCAAGGCGCTCAACCGGCGGGCCGCAGAGATCGTCGAGAGCACGGGGTTTGACGAATTGGTCAACCACGGCCTCCCGGACACGGCGTTTTCCGGGCGCATCGATGATCTGCGCTTCACCCTGGACATGCTCGAAATCGAACGGCTGATGCGCATCTCCACCACCACCGATCACTGGACGCCCGAGAATCTCACCCTGGAGGCGTTCACCGCCTCGAACCTGGGCGACGAACTCCGGCAGGGGTCAGACCGGTTCCGGGAGGTCTTCGAGCGGCTCGGCAAGAGCGGCGAGACCCCGCACCGCATCCTCTACCTGCCCAACCGGGCGGGCGGCATCATCTTCGACCTCAAGGTGGTGCGGACCCTGCTCAGGCTGGGACATCGCGTGGTCATGGCCCTGAAGGAGGGCTTCTTTTTCGAGCAGGCCACCTTCTGGGACCGGGACAGCGATCCGGTCCTGGCCAAGGCGTTCAACGGCGCGCATTTCGTCAGCGAGGACCGGCTTTCCAAGAACGAACTGCTGTCCATAATGGCCCATCATTCCTTTGTGGTCATTTCCGACGGCACGCGCGAAAAGTTCAACCCGTATCGGGTCTCGGTTACCTTTGCCCGCGCCTGGAAGGAGTGCGATCTCATCCTGGGCAAGGGCAAGGGACTCTATGACCGGCTCATCGACAACAGCCACGAGTTTACCCGCGACGTGGTCAATTTCTATCGGGACGGGGAGGGCGAGTTCCATCTCCACTTCCGGCCCCGGTCCAAGCGGGCCCATTCCTTCAGTGAACGGTATATCACCGGCAAGGCGGAGCAGATCATCGCCGAGATGCGCGAGGCCCGGTCACAGGGCCGGACGGTTATGTTCTACTCCGGCATCATCGGGTCCGTCCCCGGCCAGACCAAGGAGGCCATCCAGGTCATCTCCACCTATGTGGAGCACCTGCGCGCCCAGCTTGACGACGCCTATATCATCAATCCCGGCGAGCACTTCGAGGAGGGCATGGACGCGGACGACCTGATGTTCATGTGGGAGAAGGTCCAGCGCAGCGGGTACATCAATGTCTGGCGTTTCCAGACGTATTTCGATATTGAAAAGAGCTTCGAGTTGATGGGGAAAAAGGTGCCGCCGGTCTGGACCGGCAAGGACGCCACCTACTCCACCGGCTGCACCAAGGAGATGCATATCGCCCTGGACGTGCAGCGGACGTCGCCGGAACTCCAGATCATCGGTCCCAATCCGGAAAAGTTTTTCCGCAGGCGGGAGTATGGAGTGGGCAAGTTCTGCGACGTGGCCATCGACTCCTGCGGATAG
- a CDS encoding MltA domain-containing protein, protein MTTDFRALFWRTVRILAAVFCLLALLSCMKDGSVFRGEADPPPAEEAAVCTGSLCRPEVTETLTLRPVREPDSVPVCDMFFPLSRDEGFQNMARIDIRSQGLKSWTALEGPVHRSLEYALNQDQDKPALVRPGMTLTWAQVVRSLEEFLDLLPHLDADPELLARRFVWYGMKNKPMMTGYYTPEIEASLVRMPGYDFPIYGVPGDLRFGKVRGYDQFYRVEKGRVLPYYQRRDMDVRKVLAGRGLEIAWAKDPVDVFYMQVEGCGRLKLPDGTTRNVLYGAKNGHGFRSLGRILHARGLLPKGKLSKDHVKEYFSRHPGKMFDLMAENRSYVFFRLENSPPEGTIGKPLTPMVSLATDRKLLPLGSLLAFEAEIPDARDGRPLGTRRVAGIGLAQDTGTAIRGSRVDYYIGEGNAVEPIANNIMTEATVYLLISKEALING, encoded by the coding sequence ATGACGACGGATTTCAGGGCACTCTTCTGGCGGACGGTGCGCATCCTGGCGGCGGTATTCTGCCTCCTGGCGCTGCTCTCCTGCATGAAGGACGGCTCGGTCTTCCGGGGCGAGGCCGACCCGCCGCCTGCGGAGGAAGCCGCCGTCTGCACCGGCAGCCTGTGCCGACCCGAAGTGACCGAGACCTTGACGCTCCGGCCGGTGCGCGAGCCGGACTCCGTGCCCGTCTGCGACATGTTTTTCCCCCTGTCCCGGGACGAGGGCTTCCAGAACATGGCCCGCATAGACATCCGCAGCCAGGGGTTGAAATCATGGACCGCCCTGGAAGGCCCGGTCCATCGCAGCCTGGAATACGCCCTGAATCAGGATCAGGACAAGCCCGCCCTGGTCCGGCCCGGCATGACCCTGACCTGGGCGCAGGTGGTTCGATCCCTTGAGGAATTCCTTGATCTTCTGCCCCATCTGGACGCCGACCCCGAGCTGCTGGCCCGCCGTTTCGTCTGGTACGGCATGAAGAACAAGCCCATGATGACCGGATATTACACCCCCGAGATCGAGGCCAGCCTGGTCCGGATGCCCGGCTACGATTTTCCCATCTACGGCGTGCCCGGCGACCTGCGTTTCGGCAAGGTGCGCGGCTACGATCAATTCTATCGGGTGGAGAAGGGCAGGGTCCTGCCGTACTACCAGCGGCGCGACATGGACGTGCGCAAGGTCCTGGCCGGGCGCGGGTTGGAGATAGCCTGGGCCAAGGACCCGGTGGACGTCTTCTACATGCAGGTGGAAGGATGCGGCAGGCTCAAGCTGCCCGACGGCACCACCCGCAACGTGCTTTACGGCGCCAAGAACGGACACGGCTTCCGCAGCCTGGGGCGCATCCTTCATGCCAGGGGCCTTTTGCCCAAGGGGAAGCTGTCCAAGGATCATGTCAAAGAATATTTCTCCAGGCATCCCGGAAAGATGTTCGATCTGATGGCCGAAAATCGCAGCTATGTTTTCTTCCGGCTGGAGAACTCGCCGCCCGAGGGGACCATAGGAAAGCCGTTGACGCCGATGGTTTCACTGGCTACAGACCGAAAGCTGTTGCCGCTCGGGAGTCTGCTGGCCTTTGAAGCCGAGATTCCGGATGCCCGGGACGGTCGGCCTCTGGGCACGCGCAGGGTGGCGGGCATCGGGCTGGCACAGGACACCGGCACCGCCATTCGCGGTTCGCGTGTGGACTACTACATCGGCGAAGGGAACGCGGTGGAACCCATCGCCAACAACATCATGACCGAGGCCACCGTTTATCTCCTCATAAGCAAAGAAGCACTTATCAATGGCTGA